A single region of the Nocardioides aurantiacus genome encodes:
- a CDS encoding PDGLE domain-containing protein — protein MSRRGFLLAFLLVSLVIAGVGSFYASSHPDGLEFVAERTGFLDSADDSPAAASPLAGYQTTGVEDERVSGGLAGVIGAAATLLVAGALFRVLRRRGPTEDDDTERTERTERTEPRVPQARS, from the coding sequence GTGAGCCGCCGCGGCTTCCTGCTGGCCTTCCTGCTGGTCAGCCTGGTGATCGCGGGGGTGGGCAGCTTCTACGCCTCCTCCCACCCCGACGGGCTGGAGTTCGTGGCGGAGCGGACCGGCTTCCTCGACTCCGCCGACGACTCGCCGGCCGCCGCGAGCCCGCTGGCGGGCTACCAGACCACGGGCGTCGAGGACGAGCGCGTGAGCGGCGGGCTGGCCGGCGTCATCGGGGCCGCGGCCACGCTGCTGGTCGCCGGAGCGCTGTTCCGCGTGCTGCGCCGACGCGGCCCCACCGAGGACGACGACACCGAGCGCACCGAGCGCACCGAGCGCACCGAGCCCCGCGTCCCCCAGGCACGGTCCTGA
- a CDS encoding energy-coupling factor ABC transporter permease has protein sequence MHVPDGFLDAPTSIATAAVAVGGVALALRGARRELDDRTAPMAGLVATFVFAGQMMNFPVAAGTSGHLLGGALAAVLAGPWTAVLCVTTVLIVQALFMADGGITALGTNIDLMALVGVGVGWLVFVAVRRVLPTRLGSVAPAAAVGAFLSVLAAATLFSALFALGGTAPVSPDRVLVAMLSWHTVIGLGEAAITALVVGSVVAVRPDLVHGARPALKARTLEVRRPVTTVRTEPAPTAPAGDTA, from the coding sequence ATGCACGTTCCCGACGGGTTCCTCGACGCACCCACCTCGATCGCCACCGCGGCCGTGGCCGTCGGGGGCGTCGCGCTGGCCCTGCGGGGCGCCCGACGAGAGCTCGACGACCGTACCGCGCCCATGGCGGGCCTCGTCGCGACCTTCGTCTTCGCCGGGCAGATGATGAACTTCCCGGTCGCGGCCGGGACCAGCGGCCACCTCCTCGGCGGAGCGCTCGCGGCGGTGCTGGCCGGTCCGTGGACCGCCGTGCTGTGCGTGACCACCGTGCTGATCGTGCAGGCGCTGTTCATGGCCGACGGCGGCATCACCGCGCTCGGCACCAACATCGACCTGATGGCGCTCGTGGGCGTCGGGGTCGGCTGGCTGGTCTTCGTGGCCGTACGCCGGGTCCTGCCCACGCGCCTGGGGTCGGTCGCCCCCGCGGCGGCCGTCGGTGCGTTCCTCAGCGTCCTCGCGGCGGCCACCCTGTTCAGCGCCCTGTTCGCCCTCGGCGGCACCGCCCCCGTCTCGCCCGACCGGGTGCTGGTGGCGATGCTGTCGTGGCACACCGTGATCGGCCTCGGCGAGGCCGCGATCACCGCGCTGGTCGTGGGGTCGGTGGTCGCGGTGCGGCCCGACCTCGTGCACGGCGCGCGCCCCGCGCTGAAGGCACGCACCCTGGAGGTACGCCGCCCGGTCACCACGGTCCGGACCGAGCCTGCCCCGACCGCACCCGCCGGGGACACCGCGTGA
- the bcp gene encoding thioredoxin-dependent thiol peroxidase — protein MSETTPSPARLSPGDQAPDFALPTDTGDVVRLSDLRGSKVIVYFYPAAMTPGCTKQACDFTDSLDSLRGQGYEVVGVSPDKPAKLAKFRERDGLTLTLASDEDKQVMTSYGAFGEKKLYGKVVQGVIRSTVVVDEQGVVEVAQYNVKATGHVAKLRKDLGLD, from the coding sequence TTGAGCGAGACGACCCCCTCCCCCGCCCGCCTCTCCCCCGGCGACCAGGCCCCCGACTTCGCGCTCCCGACCGACACCGGCGACGTGGTCCGCCTCTCCGACCTGCGCGGGTCGAAGGTGATCGTGTACTTCTACCCCGCCGCCATGACGCCGGGCTGCACCAAGCAGGCCTGCGACTTCACCGACTCCCTCGACTCGTTGCGCGGCCAGGGCTACGAGGTCGTCGGCGTCTCCCCGGACAAGCCGGCCAAGCTGGCGAAGTTCCGCGAGCGCGACGGCCTGACCCTCACCCTCGCCTCCGACGAGGACAAGCAGGTGATGACGTCGTACGGCGCGTTCGGCGAGAAGAAGCTCTACGGCAAGGTCGTCCAGGGCGTCATCCGCTCCACCGTCGTCGTCGACGAGCAGGGCGTGGTCGAGGTCGCGCAGTACAACGTCAAGGCCACCGGCCACGTCGCCAAGCTCCGCAAGGACCTCGGCCTGGACTGA
- a CDS encoding NADP-dependent oxidoreductase produces MRAAVYDEFGGAENLRVTEVADPPVGPDTVLVRVRATSVNPVDWKIREGYLQGAFPHHLPIIPGWDVAGVVEAVGPAVRTGVAVGDEVFGYVRRDDVHQGTTAELVPAPERTVTAKPANASFEEAAALPLAGLTAYQALTEALEVTAGDRVLVHAASGGVGHLAVQIAKSLGATVVATGSAGSHDWLRELGADEVVDYAAGPVSEQLSSVGGPVDAVLDLIGGDALSDAPAQLREGSTRLASVVDAAGVGELGGTYVFVRPDRDGLEALAALVDAGSLRVVVAETFDLDHVADAHRLSEEGHPRGKVVITV; encoded by the coding sequence GTGCGAGCAGCGGTGTACGACGAGTTCGGTGGGGCCGAGAACCTGCGGGTGACCGAGGTGGCCGACCCGCCCGTGGGGCCGGACACCGTCCTGGTCCGCGTCCGGGCGACGAGCGTCAACCCGGTGGACTGGAAGATCCGCGAGGGCTACCTGCAGGGCGCCTTCCCCCACCACCTGCCGATCATCCCGGGCTGGGACGTCGCCGGTGTGGTCGAGGCGGTCGGTCCGGCGGTCCGCACCGGGGTGGCCGTCGGCGACGAGGTCTTCGGCTACGTACGCCGCGACGACGTCCACCAGGGCACCACGGCCGAGCTGGTCCCGGCGCCCGAGCGCACCGTGACCGCCAAGCCGGCGAACGCCTCCTTCGAGGAGGCCGCCGCGCTGCCGCTGGCCGGGCTCACGGCCTACCAGGCGCTGACCGAGGCGCTCGAGGTCACCGCGGGCGACCGCGTCCTGGTGCACGCCGCGTCCGGCGGGGTGGGCCACCTGGCGGTGCAGATCGCGAAGTCGCTCGGCGCGACCGTCGTGGCGACCGGCTCGGCGGGCTCCCACGACTGGCTGCGCGAGCTCGGTGCCGACGAGGTCGTCGACTACGCCGCCGGTCCGGTCAGCGAGCAGCTCTCGTCGGTCGGCGGGCCGGTCGACGCCGTGCTCGACCTGATCGGTGGCGACGCCCTGTCCGACGCGCCCGCACAGCTGCGCGAGGGCAGCACCCGCCTCGCCTCCGTGGTCGACGCGGCCGGCGTCGGCGAGCTCGGCGGCACCTACGTCTTCGTGCGCCCCGACCGCGACGGGCTGGAGGCCCTGGCCGCCCTCGTCGACGCGGGCAGCCTGCGCGTCGTGGTGGCCGAGACCTTCGACCTCGACCACGTCGCCGACGCCCACCGCCTCTCCGAGGAGGGCCACCCGCGCGGCAAGGTCGTGATCACGGTCTGA
- the rdgB gene encoding RdgB/HAM1 family non-canonical purine NTP pyrophosphatase → MSQAPRLFVASRNPGKIAEMRRLLEQHVPGVEVLGLADVAAYDEPVEDQPDFVGNALLKARAGLAATGLPSIADDSGLCLEELHGMPGVLSARWSGQPKSDERNNRLLLEQLADTPDERRAASFRCAVAACHPDGRELVVEGVMAGRVIHEVRGEGGFGYDGLFVPDDQEGGLTSAELSPEAKDAISHRGRALREIAPRVAELLQG, encoded by the coding sequence GTGAGCCAGGCCCCGCGGCTGTTCGTGGCCTCGCGCAACCCCGGCAAGATCGCCGAGATGCGGCGGCTGCTCGAGCAGCACGTCCCGGGCGTCGAGGTGCTCGGGCTGGCCGACGTGGCGGCGTACGACGAACCCGTGGAGGACCAGCCCGACTTCGTCGGCAACGCGCTGCTCAAGGCCCGCGCCGGCCTGGCCGCGACCGGGCTGCCGAGCATCGCCGACGACAGCGGGCTGTGCCTCGAGGAGCTGCACGGGATGCCGGGGGTGCTCTCGGCCCGCTGGTCGGGGCAGCCCAAGTCCGACGAGCGCAACAACCGGCTGCTGCTCGAGCAGCTCGCCGACACCCCCGACGAGCGCCGGGCGGCGTCGTTCCGCTGCGCCGTCGCCGCCTGCCACCCCGACGGTCGCGAGCTGGTCGTCGAGGGCGTGATGGCCGGCCGGGTCATCCACGAGGTCCGGGGCGAGGGCGGCTTCGGCTACGACGGCCTCTTCGTGCCCGACGACCAGGAGGGCGGGCTCACCTCGGCCGAGCTGTCGCCCGAGGCCAAGGACGCGATCTCGCACCGCGGTCGAGCGCTGCGCGAGATCGCGCCCCGGGTCGCCGAGCTGCTGCAGGGCTGA
- the rph gene encoding ribonuclease PH codes for MTSRADGRADDELRKITLTRHWQDHPAGSVLVEFGRTRVLCAASASEGVPRWRKGSGLGWVTAEYAMLPSATNTRSDRESVKGKVGGRTHEISRLVGRSLRAVIDYQALGENTIVLDCDVLQADGGTRTAAITGAYVALADAVAHLREQGALKGDPLTGSVAAVSVGIIDGTPRLDLPYEEDVRAETDMNVVMDGAGRFIEVQGTAEGAPFDRAELDALLDLAAGGCADLTRIQAEALGAARS; via the coding sequence ATGACGTCACGAGCAGACGGCCGCGCCGACGACGAGCTCCGCAAGATCACCCTCACCCGCCACTGGCAGGACCACCCCGCGGGGTCGGTGCTGGTCGAGTTCGGCCGCACCCGCGTGCTCTGTGCGGCGTCGGCCTCCGAGGGCGTGCCGCGCTGGCGCAAGGGCTCCGGCCTGGGCTGGGTGACCGCGGAGTACGCCATGCTGCCCTCGGCCACCAACACCCGCTCGGACCGCGAGTCGGTCAAGGGGAAGGTCGGTGGCCGCACCCACGAGATCTCCCGGCTGGTGGGCCGCTCGCTGCGCGCGGTGATCGACTACCAGGCGCTGGGCGAGAACACCATCGTGCTCGACTGCGACGTGCTCCAGGCCGACGGCGGCACCCGCACGGCCGCCATCACCGGCGCCTACGTCGCGCTCGCCGATGCCGTCGCGCACCTGCGCGAGCAGGGCGCGCTCAAGGGCGACCCGCTGACCGGCTCGGTCGCGGCGGTCTCGGTCGGCATCATCGACGGCACCCCGCGGCTCGACCTGCCCTACGAGGAGGACGTCCGCGCCGAGACCGACATGAACGTCGTGATGGACGGCGCGGGCCGGTTCATCGAGGTGCAGGGCACCGCCGAGGGGGCGCCGTTCGACCGCGCCGAGCTCGACGCCCTGCTCGACCTCGCCGCCGGTGGCTGCGCCGACCTCACCCGCATCCAGGCCGAGGCTCTCGGCGCCGCTCGCTCGTGA
- a CDS encoding ABC transporter permease, which yields MSQTLDLSTTSRTPFARLVKVELRKSWDTRAGIWLLAITAGLAIVVMVIAMITFAVQDLPLDFGLLMATTTYTTGLLLPILGIMLVTGEWGQRTGMVTFALEPSRTRVVLAKLVAGLLLAVVVAVIAVVAAVLSNLLYGLVSGSDISWDLGDTSLQGFVILQAVSMLTGFAIAALLLNTAAAIVVYFAYSFVLPIVFAVVAGLVGWFRDLQPWIDFANAQTPLFDWSISGVEWAHLLVSGALWLGLPLALGMVRILRAEVK from the coding sequence ATGAGCCAGACCCTCGACCTGTCGACCACCAGCCGGACCCCGTTCGCGCGGCTGGTCAAGGTGGAGCTGCGCAAGAGCTGGGACACCCGTGCCGGCATCTGGCTGCTCGCGATCACCGCGGGCCTGGCCATCGTGGTGATGGTGATCGCGATGATCACCTTCGCGGTGCAGGACCTGCCGCTCGACTTCGGGCTGCTGATGGCCACCACGACGTACACCACCGGGCTGCTGCTGCCGATCCTCGGCATCATGCTCGTCACCGGCGAGTGGGGCCAGCGCACCGGCATGGTGACCTTCGCCCTCGAGCCGTCGCGGACCCGCGTGGTGCTGGCCAAGCTGGTGGCGGGGCTGCTCCTGGCGGTGGTGGTCGCCGTCATCGCCGTGGTCGCCGCGGTGCTCAGCAACCTGCTCTACGGCCTGGTCTCCGGCAGCGACATCTCGTGGGACCTCGGTGACACCTCGCTCCAGGGCTTCGTGATCCTGCAGGCCGTCTCGATGCTGACCGGCTTCGCCATCGCCGCGCTGCTGCTCAACACCGCGGCCGCGATCGTCGTCTACTTCGCCTACTCCTTCGTCCTGCCGATCGTGTTCGCGGTCGTCGCCGGGCTCGTCGGCTGGTTCCGCGACCTGCAGCCCTGGATCGACTTCGCCAACGCGCAGACGCCGCTGTTCGACTGGAGCATCTCCGGGGTGGAGTGGGCGCACCTGCTCGTCTCCGGGGCGCTGTGGCTGGGGCTGCCGCTGGCCCTGGGCATGGTGCGGATCCTGCGTGCCGAGGTGAAGTGA
- a CDS encoding ABC transporter ATP-binding protein translates to MITLENVTRRYGGFTAVDRVSFTAQPGRVTGFLGPNGAGKSTSMRIMVGLTSADEGRALIGGHRFADIPNPSRHVGVLLDASAQHAGRTGREVLRISADTMGVGRQRVEEMLTLVGLDGDEAKRRVRNYSLGMRQRLGIANALLGDPSVLILDEPVNGLDPAGIHWMRGLLRSFAQGGGTVLLSSHLLHEVEMIADDMILIGRGRIVAQGTKAELLQTQGTYVKPFEAGALDRPLAAAGITFLPSGDGGVRAEADPVDVGRAAAGAGVVLVELRPAEGAGLEEMFLQLTAADAREPVTNQPPRPVGPQGAPR, encoded by the coding sequence GTGATCACCCTCGAGAACGTCACCAGGCGCTACGGAGGCTTCACCGCGGTCGACCGGGTCTCCTTCACCGCCCAACCCGGGCGGGTGACCGGCTTCCTCGGGCCCAACGGCGCCGGCAAGTCCACGAGCATGCGCATCATGGTGGGGCTGACCTCCGCCGACGAGGGCCGGGCCCTCATCGGCGGGCACCGCTTCGCCGACATCCCCAACCCCTCGCGCCACGTCGGCGTGCTGCTGGACGCCTCGGCCCAGCACGCCGGCCGCACCGGCCGCGAGGTGCTGCGGATCAGCGCCGACACCATGGGCGTGGGTCGCCAGCGGGTGGAGGAGATGCTCACCCTGGTCGGGCTCGACGGCGACGAGGCCAAGCGCCGGGTCCGCAACTACTCCCTCGGCATGCGGCAGCGCCTCGGCATCGCCAACGCGCTGCTGGGCGACCCGTCGGTGCTGATCCTCGACGAGCCGGTCAACGGCCTCGACCCCGCCGGCATCCACTGGATGCGCGGGCTGCTGCGCAGCTTCGCGCAGGGCGGCGGGACCGTGCTGCTGTCCTCCCACCTGCTGCACGAGGTGGAGATGATCGCCGACGACATGATCCTCATCGGCCGCGGCAGGATCGTGGCGCAGGGCACCAAGGCCGAGCTGCTGCAGACCCAGGGCACCTACGTGAAGCCCTTCGAGGCCGGCGCGCTCGACCGGCCGCTCGCCGCGGCCGGCATCACCTTCCTGCCCTCGGGCGACGGCGGCGTCCGCGCCGAGGCCGACCCCGTCGACGTCGGTCGCGCGGCGGCCGGGGCCGGGGTCGTCCTGGTCGAGCTCCGGCCCGCCGAGGGCGCCGGCCTGGAGGAGATGTTCCTGCAGCTGACCGCGGCCGACGCCCGCGAGCCCGTCACCAACCAGCCCCCACGCCCGGTCGGACCCCAGGGAGCCCCCCGATGA
- a CDS encoding MarR family winged helix-turn-helix transcriptional regulator, producing MTTATALPPSLVDRLTTLQRHAARGLTAVLAEDGCTLDQWRVLRALGDGEGHTMGGLAQGLQVAAPTLTRVTDTLADAALVYRRQTGEDRRRVLLHLSRQGRRRLDGLEALVAAHEAALLASPPWAAAAAELTGLLAQDGHAGTR from the coding sequence GTGACGACGGCCACGGCGCTGCCGCCGTCCCTCGTGGACCGGCTGACCACGCTGCAGCGCCACGCGGCCCGTGGCCTGACCGCGGTCCTCGCCGAGGACGGTTGCACCCTCGACCAGTGGCGCGTGCTCCGCGCCCTGGGTGACGGGGAGGGACACACGATGGGCGGGCTCGCCCAGGGCCTGCAGGTCGCCGCCCCCACCCTCACCCGGGTGACCGACACCCTCGCGGACGCGGCGCTGGTCTACCGCCGACAGACGGGGGAGGACCGGCGACGGGTGCTGCTCCACCTGAGTCGGCAGGGCCGTCGGCGCCTGGACGGGCTGGAGGCGTTGGTGGCCGCCCACGAGGCCGCGCTGCTCGCCTCGCCGCCGTGGGCCGCCGCCGCGGCCGAGCTCACGGGGCTGCTGGCGCAGGACGGGCACGCCGGGACGCGCTGA
- a CDS encoding ABC transporter substrate-binding protein: MEIEAALTDPLEAQHLPRPAGRVRVALAVPQSGPLGLTGPSALDAALLAAHETNVQERLRGRVLDLVLVDAGRRPGDVARDVADLATRGLVDAVVGFHTSDVHRAVESALAGRTPYVFTPPHEGGRRLPGVVCLGADPSQQLRGSIAWLTRTHRLRRWALVGSDYIWPRSVHRHARRLVAEQGATVVLEARVPLGGLDDRLARLLDDLVTSRADAVLLSMVGRDLATFNTAARRTGLDRRLVRLSGALEENGLLAARGDRTGTLYAAMPSFASLTDDDRTGLAERHAALLGPRAPVLDSYAEGVYDGVRLVAALAGRDALGTASLRRGAPEVAELRRRRGMHLARAEAFDLAVVAGTRRDTGQSPSIWK, encoded by the coding sequence GTGGAGATCGAGGCGGCGCTGACGGACCCGCTGGAGGCGCAGCACCTGCCGCGGCCGGCCGGCCGCGTCCGCGTCGCCCTGGCCGTGCCCCAGTCGGGCCCGCTCGGGCTGACCGGTCCCTCGGCCCTCGACGCTGCGCTGCTCGCGGCCCACGAGACCAACGTGCAGGAGCGCCTGCGGGGGCGGGTGCTCGACCTCGTCCTGGTCGACGCCGGCCGGCGGCCCGGCGACGTGGCGCGCGACGTGGCCGACCTGGCGACCCGGGGCCTCGTGGACGCCGTCGTCGGCTTCCACACCAGCGACGTGCACCGCGCCGTCGAGTCCGCGCTGGCGGGCCGGACGCCGTACGTCTTCACCCCGCCGCACGAGGGCGGCCGCCGGCTGCCCGGCGTGGTCTGCCTCGGCGCCGACCCGTCCCAGCAGCTGCGCGGGTCGATCGCCTGGCTGACCCGGACCCACCGGCTGCGGCGCTGGGCCCTGGTCGGCAGCGACTACATCTGGCCCCGGTCGGTGCACCGCCACGCCCGCCGGCTCGTCGCCGAGCAGGGCGCGACGGTGGTGCTCGAGGCGCGCGTGCCTCTCGGCGGACTCGACGACCGCCTCGCGCGGCTGCTGGACGACCTGGTCACCTCGCGCGCCGACGCCGTCCTGCTCAGCATGGTCGGGCGCGACCTCGCCACCTTCAACACCGCCGCCCGCCGCACCGGTCTCGACCGACGGCTGGTGCGGCTCTCGGGGGCCCTGGAGGAGAACGGGCTGCTGGCGGCGCGCGGCGACCGCACCGGGACCCTGTACGCCGCGATGCCGTCCTTCGCCTCCCTCACCGACGACGACCGCACCGGCCTGGCCGAACGGCACGCGGCGCTCCTCGGCCCGCGGGCACCCGTCCTCGACTCCTACGCCGAGGGGGTCTACGACGGGGTCCGCCTGGTGGCCGCCCTGGCCGGCCGTGACGCGCTCGGGACCGCCTCGCTCCGCCGTGGCGCACCCGAGGTCGCCGAGCTGCGTCGCCGTCGCGGCATGCACCTCGCCCGCGCCGAGGCCTTCGACCTCGCGGTCGTGGCCGGCACGCGACGGGACACCGGACAGAGTCCTTCCATCTGGAAGTGA
- a CDS encoding APC family permease, with the protein MSEPDLTSHDVERYGYTQELHRSLSFTDLLVYGLVFMVPIAPFGIFGGVFQGSGGMVALAYAIGMVAMMFTALSYAQMSRAFPMAGSVYTYAGRGIAAPVGFLSGWMILLDYVLIPGLLYLIASIAMHSLIAAVPVWLWLVGFVVLNTVVNYTGIEMTAKVNKVMLVGELVVLAIFVVIGIVALAMGRGRGFDFTPLYNPDTFSISLVLGAVSIAVLSFLGFDGISMLAEESKEQARAIGRSMVAALLLAGTLFVVQTWIAALLVPDPATLIAEGDADGTAFYDAAAVAAGPWLAMLTALATAIAWGFANALVAQLATSRLLYAMARDRQLPSFLAKVHPTKGVPVNATLLVAAVSLVLGLYMSTREDGITLLSTLVNFGALSAFLVLHVSVVWHYVVRNGSRAWFKHLLAPAAGFLILAFVVVNADVAAQTLGFVWLGIGALLLAFLLATGRRPELVLDDTAGSTSTASEVAR; encoded by the coding sequence ATGAGCGAACCCGACCTGACGTCCCACGACGTCGAGCGCTACGGCTACACCCAGGAGCTGCACCGCTCCCTGAGCTTCACCGACCTGCTGGTCTACGGCCTGGTCTTCATGGTCCCGATCGCCCCGTTCGGCATCTTCGGCGGCGTCTTCCAGGGCTCCGGCGGCATGGTGGCCCTGGCGTACGCCATCGGCATGGTCGCGATGATGTTCACCGCCCTCTCCTACGCCCAGATGTCGCGGGCCTTCCCGATGGCGGGCTCGGTCTACACCTACGCCGGACGCGGCATCGCCGCCCCGGTCGGTTTCCTCTCCGGCTGGATGATCCTGCTCGACTACGTGCTGATCCCCGGCCTGCTCTACCTGATCGCCTCCATCGCGATGCACTCGCTGATCGCCGCGGTGCCGGTGTGGCTGTGGCTGGTCGGCTTCGTGGTCCTCAACACGGTGGTCAACTACACCGGCATCGAGATGACCGCCAAGGTCAACAAGGTGATGCTCGTCGGCGAGCTGGTCGTGCTGGCGATCTTCGTGGTGATCGGCATCGTCGCCCTGGCCATGGGCCGGGGCCGGGGCTTCGACTTCACGCCGCTCTACAACCCCGACACCTTCTCGATCTCCCTGGTGCTCGGCGCGGTCTCGATCGCCGTCCTCTCCTTCCTCGGCTTCGACGGCATCTCGATGCTGGCCGAGGAGAGCAAGGAGCAGGCTCGCGCGATCGGCCGCTCGATGGTCGCCGCGCTGCTCCTCGCCGGGACGCTCTTCGTCGTCCAGACCTGGATCGCGGCGTTGCTGGTGCCCGACCCCGCCACGCTCATCGCCGAGGGCGACGCCGACGGCACCGCGTTCTACGACGCTGCCGCCGTGGCGGCCGGCCCGTGGCTGGCCATGCTCACCGCGCTCGCCACCGCCATCGCCTGGGGCTTCGCCAACGCCCTCGTCGCCCAGCTGGCCACCTCGCGGCTGCTCTACGCCATGGCCCGCGACCGCCAGCTGCCCTCCTTCCTGGCCAAGGTGCACCCGACGAAGGGCGTCCCGGTCAACGCCACGCTGCTCGTCGCCGCCGTGTCCCTGGTCCTCGGCCTCTACATGTCCACCCGCGAGGACGGGATCACGCTGCTCAGCACCCTGGTCAACTTCGGTGCGCTGAGCGCCTTCCTCGTGCTGCACGTCTCCGTGGTGTGGCACTACGTGGTGCGCAACGGCAGCCGGGCGTGGTTCAAGCACCTCCTCGCCCCCGCCGCCGGGTTCCTCATCCTCGCCTTCGTCGTCGTCAACGCCGACGTGGCGGCACAGACGCTCGGGTTCGTCTGGCTCGGCATCGGCGCCCTCCTGCTCGCCTTCCTGCTCGCCACCGGTCGTCGGCCCGAGCTGGTGCTCGACGACACCGCCGGCAGCACCAGCACCGCGTCGGAGGTGGCCCGATGA
- a CDS encoding acetamidase/formamidase family protein, producing MTEVRTLAPTPEQWSFAFGGREPLLTVAPGTVVEVTTEDCFGGLVRGHDDLPSQVCTFPYLNPVSGPIAVEGAEVGDTLAVHFVEIVPSRDWAVSTTFPHFGALTTTHATAMLHPALEERVWVYDVDVAAGTCRFTARRSDFSVELPLDPMHGTVGVAPAAGEVLMSITPAAHGGNMDTPELRAGVTAYFPVNVPGGMLSIGDGHARQGEGEVCGTAVEAAMQTVVVVDLVKGSAPGSPRLESDDFLMTTGSTRPLEDAYRMSQLDLVGWTGSLLGLDELDALQLVSQAGLAPVGNVVDTNYTMVGKLPKHLLGPALAYDGTHDRLRAVGADYLRRR from the coding sequence ATGACCGAGGTCCGCACCCTGGCCCCCACGCCCGAGCAGTGGTCCTTCGCCTTCGGGGGCCGCGAGCCGCTCCTGACCGTCGCCCCGGGCACGGTCGTCGAGGTCACGACCGAGGACTGCTTCGGCGGACTGGTGCGCGGCCACGACGACCTGCCCAGCCAGGTCTGCACCTTCCCCTACCTCAACCCCGTCAGTGGCCCGATCGCGGTCGAGGGCGCCGAGGTGGGCGACACCCTGGCGGTGCACTTCGTGGAGATCGTGCCGTCGCGCGACTGGGCCGTGTCCACGACGTTCCCGCACTTCGGCGCGCTGACCACGACGCACGCCACGGCCATGCTCCACCCGGCCCTGGAGGAGCGGGTGTGGGTCTACGACGTCGACGTGGCTGCCGGGACCTGCCGCTTCACCGCCCGCCGCTCCGACTTCTCCGTCGAGCTCCCCCTCGACCCGATGCACGGCACCGTGGGCGTGGCCCCGGCCGCCGGCGAGGTCCTGATGAGCATCACCCCGGCCGCGCACGGCGGCAACATGGACACCCCCGAGCTGCGCGCCGGCGTCACGGCGTACTTCCCGGTCAACGTCCCCGGCGGGATGCTCTCGATCGGCGACGGCCACGCCCGCCAGGGCGAGGGCGAGGTCTGCGGCACCGCGGTCGAGGCGGCGATGCAGACCGTGGTGGTGGTCGACCTGGTCAAGGGCTCGGCGCCGGGGTCCCCGCGCCTGGAGAGCGACGACTTCCTGATGACCACCGGCTCGACGCGTCCGCTCGAGGACGCCTACCGGATGAGCCAGCTCGACCTCGTCGGGTGGACCGGGTCGCTGCTCGGGCTCGACGAGCTGGACGCCCTGCAGCTGGTGAGCCAGGCCGGGCTCGCGCCCGTGGGCAACGTCGTGGACACCAACTACACGATGGTCGGCAAGCTGCCCAAGCACCTGCTCGGCCCGGCCCTGGCCTACGACGGCACCCACGACCGACTGCGCGCCGTGGGGGCGGACTACCTGCGTCGCCGCTGA
- a CDS encoding MBL fold metallo-hydrolase, translated as MRVTVIGCSGSYPGPESSASCYLVEAELQGRTWRILLDLGSGALGSLQRHVDAGSIDGVFLSHLHADHCLDLCGYYVMRKYHPDGALPRIPVWGPADTAGRMARAYDLEEQPGMNEEFDFIPYGTTAIEIGPFTVTARRVVHPVTAYGLRIEADGRALAYSGDTGLCHGLDDTAREADLFLCEASFMEGAPNPPDLHLTGAEAGLTAQRAGSRKLVLTHIPPWHEPAQVLAEAEGEYDGPIELAVPGQVHEV; from the coding sequence GTGAGGGTCACCGTCATCGGCTGCTCGGGCTCCTACCCCGGACCCGAGTCCTCCGCCAGCTGCTACCTCGTCGAGGCCGAGCTCCAGGGCCGCACCTGGCGGATCCTGCTCGACCTCGGCAGCGGCGCGCTGGGCTCGCTGCAGCGCCACGTCGACGCCGGCTCCATCGACGGCGTCTTCCTCTCCCACCTGCACGCCGACCACTGCCTCGACCTGTGCGGCTACTACGTGATGCGCAAGTACCACCCCGACGGCGCGCTGCCGCGGATCCCCGTGTGGGGTCCTGCCGACACCGCCGGGCGGATGGCGCGCGCCTACGACCTGGAGGAGCAGCCGGGGATGAACGAGGAGTTCGACTTCATCCCCTACGGCACCACCGCGATCGAGATCGGCCCGTTCACCGTCACGGCGCGGCGGGTGGTGCACCCGGTCACGGCGTACGGCCTGCGGATCGAGGCCGACGGCCGCGCCCTGGCCTACTCCGGCGACACGGGGCTGTGCCACGGCCTCGACGACACGGCCCGCGAGGCCGACCTGTTCCTGTGCGAGGCCTCGTTCATGGAGGGCGCGCCCAACCCGCCCGACCTGCACCTGACCGGCGCCGAGGCGGGGCTCACCGCCCAGCGGGCGGGGTCGCGCAAGCTGGTGCTCACCCACATCCCGCCGTGGCACGAGCCGGCACAGGTGCTGGCCGAGGCCGAGGGGGAGTACGACGGCCCGATCGAGCTCGCCGTCCCCGGCCAGGTCCACGAGGTCTGA